The following proteins are co-located in the Megalobrama amblycephala isolate DHTTF-2021 linkage group LG12, ASM1881202v1, whole genome shotgun sequence genome:
- the LOC125280235 gene encoding putative nuclease HARBI1, translating to MPRSYLKTDEARDAAEMKYLLASKIRRRKEEIQNYISERRAEVHKRIRYRRHLFQNYLSTRTSPSPDEEDLQNHVPIPSDPDWWERVVMSEFGPEDWLDKFHVTRDIFLLLSSKLKPQLEQVYIEQTGQTITLERCIAMALMRLSTSTEYCFLSELFGVPIPVVCQCVREVCEAIILLLKPLYMQLPADHELEENAEQFHTLWGFPHCIGVIDSLHIPVKSPSTDTQDCWNPRGWHSVVLQGVVNAQGTFWDVCSGFTGSTDDMTILQSSELWTMAEQGGFCSQPPKELMGQPLGFLLLGDAGYSLQTWLLKCYPSSQNLTPQQQTFNIQLNHGLKVIEHAFQRLKARWQCLHNRNDSNLDLVSKMAVACCILHNICNVHNSPFKEEWVEALSQNECPQPTDVSTVYIDDPNAEAVRSLLCSYFEQQQMSKILDQSPTSSPVLPVPESPQVGMA from the exons ATGCCTCGTTCATACTTGAAAACGGACGAGGCGAGAGATGCTGCGGAGATGAAATATTTGCTTGCATCCAAAATTAGGCGGCGAAAAGAAGAAATCCAGAACTACATATCAGAAAGGCGAGCTGAAGTTCACAAACGAATCAGATATCGAAGGCATCTTTTCCAGAATTATCTGAGCACGAGAACG TCACCATCACCAGATGAAGAAGATCTGCAAAATCATGTCCCAATCCCTTCAGACCCAGACTGGTGGGAGAGAGTTGTGATGTCAGAGTTTGGACCAGAAGACTGGCTTGACAAGTTCCACGTCACAAGAGACATCTTCCTTCTTCTGAGCAGCAAACTCAAGCCTCAGCTCGAGCAAGTGTACATAGAACAAACCGGACAGACCATTACACTAGAGAGATGTATCGCCATGGCTTTAATGCGTTTGTCCACCAGCACAGAATACTGTTTCTTAAGCGAACTCTTCGGTGTGCCCATCCCTGTGGTCTGTCAGTGTGTACGGGAGGTGTGTGAAGCCATCATTTTGTTACTGAAACCCCTCTACATGCAGTTACCTGCAGATCATGAACTTGAAGAAAATGCAGAGCAGTTTCATACTCTGTGGGGTTTTCCTCACTGCATTGGAGTCATCGATTCTCTTCACATCCCTGTTAAATCGCCCTCCACGGACACGCAGGATTGCTGGAACCCGAGAGGTTGGCACTCCGTGGTTCTTCAGGGTGTGGTGAACGCACAAGGTACTTTCTGGGACGTTTGTTCTGGATTCACAGGCAGCACAGATGACATGACCATCCTGCAGAGCTCAGAGCTGTGGACTATGGCAGAACAGGGAGGATTCTGCTCTCAGCCACCCAAAGAACTCATGGGTCAACCGTTGGGATTCCTGCTTCTGGGGGATGCGGGTTACTCACTTCAAACCTGGTTACTGAAATGTTATCCTTCATCGCAGAATCTAACACCGCAACAGCAAACCTTCAACATCCAACTAAACCACGGCCTTAAAGTCATCGAACATGCCTTCCAGCGCCTTAAAGCACGATGGCAGTGTCTGCACAACAGAAATGACAGCAACTTAGACTTGGTATCCAAGATGGCTGTAGCTTGCTGTATCTTGCACAATATCTGTAACGTGCATAACAGCCCGTTTAAAGAGGAGTGGGTTGAAGCACTGAGTCAGAATGAATGTCCACAGCCCACAGATGTTTCTACGGTCTATATAGATGATCCAAATGCTGAGGCAGTTCGTTCTCTGCTCTGTAGCTATTTTGAGCAACAACAGATGAGTAAAATACTTGATCAGTCTCCAACAAGCAGCCCGGTTCTGCCTGTACCTGAGTCTCCTCAAGTTGGAATGGCATAG